A single genomic interval of Acidobacteriota bacterium harbors:
- a CDS encoding sigma-70 family RNA polymerase sigma factor, which translates to MSANLPSHIDLTKLREIFLALAKRRVRDEQDAEEIVQDALMTVVEKSALQTFEKSFLQWAFGVLRNKIGNYYQQRERRHRTTEEMTEDTERTLQSGLPDPLSMSTEAELRSKIQRSWRQLGSQCRRLLWMLYSGYSREEIFAEFPQYHFKVVNTKIFRCRNYLRRLLRQEGYSL; encoded by the coding sequence ATGTCGGCCAATCTGCCCTCACACATCGACCTTACAAAATTGCGCGAAATATTTCTCGCGCTGGCTAAACGAAGGGTCCGCGATGAGCAGGATGCGGAAGAAATCGTGCAGGATGCGCTGATGACTGTTGTTGAAAAATCCGCTTTGCAAACCTTCGAAAAGAGCTTCCTCCAGTGGGCATTCGGCGTTCTGCGCAACAAGATCGGCAACTATTACCAGCAACGCGAGCGGCGTCATCGCACGACCGAAGAGATGACTGAGGATACTGAGCGTACGCTTCAGTCCGGTTTGCCGGATCCGCTGTCGATGTCCACCGAAGCTGAACTCCGCAGCAAGATCCAGCGATCCTGGCGGCAGCTCGGCAGCCAGTGCCGGCGGCTGTTGTGGATGCTGTACTCCGGGTATTCGCGTGAAGAGATTTTCGCCGAATTTCCCCAGTATCATTTCAAGGTGGTCAACACGAAGATCTTCCGCTGCCGGAATTATCTGCGCCGGCTGCTCCGCCAAGAGGGGTATTCGCTATGA
- a CDS encoding tetratricopeptide repeat protein, whose protein sequence is MADKLNIRVTQDEIQFLMESGYLCRDIGRHQQAVDIFNGVAALLPGDPTPQAAIGSVLLASGQVDEAIRQLENALKSSPNDPFTMAHLGEAFLCKKETARAKDIFEKVLAKDPQGPGGVMAKSFLAFIAEANKK, encoded by the coding sequence ATGGCCGACAAACTGAATATCCGCGTCACCCAGGATGAAATCCAGTTTTTGATGGAGAGCGGTTATCTGTGCCGGGACATCGGCCGGCACCAGCAGGCGGTGGACATCTTCAACGGCGTGGCGGCGCTCTTGCCGGGTGATCCGACTCCCCAGGCCGCCATCGGCAGCGTGCTGCTGGCGTCCGGCCAGGTGGATGAAGCGATCCGCCAGCTCGAGAACGCCCTCAAGTCTTCCCCGAATGACCCGTTCACCATGGCCCATCTCGGCGAGGCGTTCCTCTGCAAGAAGGAAACCGCCAGAGCCAAGGACATCTTTGAAAAGGTCCTGGCCAAAGATCCGCAGGGACCCGGTGGTGTGATGGCCAAGTCGTTCCTTGCGTTTATCGCGGAGGCGAACAAGAAGTAG
- a CDS encoding tetratricopeptide repeat protein, which yields MNRRVPISIWILFLAALLAAATPSVMAAGEHETKGDAAFAAGDYKKAVKEFKKAVGQFPNQAGLHYKLAQAYFKKGEVGEAMAEFIRTTNIDPDHDGAYQYIGDFFYTKGEMDKAVRAYENLVRINSESARYHYLLGKTYDRMMRNEEALQHLYKTILLNSAIEDAYPLLFKILKLKVLQDPGNVDSRMILGRVYKLHGDLEDAKNQFAVAVQMQPGARDAWEELLAVCRSLKDCRCEIVALEGLLRLSADRLALINQVLEPARRCELRETLVRYLEQKIALAPDHGASYAELGRLFQQEDNRIQAYFYFRKYTEICRGCPDYDELRTWCANEELANPLVDAQYRSFNTFQAGVARFKDGRFPEALRLFDEAESIYPSYPQLHFFRGQVLEELDRRGEALYAYKEAIRIQPSNAEYWFFLGKALDAERMREQAAVCFMKVLEVDSDNLFGYHAQSRKLLQSYKDQGIIKPSPILE from the coding sequence ATGAACCGCAGGGTGCCGATCTCCATCTGGATCCTGTTCCTCGCCGCCCTGCTGGCCGCGGCCACTCCATCGGTCATGGCCGCCGGTGAGCATGAAACCAAAGGGGACGCGGCGTTTGCCGCCGGCGACTATAAAAAGGCCGTCAAGGAGTTCAAAAAGGCCGTCGGGCAGTTCCCCAATCAAGCCGGCCTCCACTACAAGCTTGCCCAGGCTTATTTCAAGAAAGGCGAAGTCGGCGAGGCGATGGCCGAATTCATCCGCACCACCAACATCGACCCGGACCACGACGGCGCATACCAGTACATCGGTGATTTCTTCTACACGAAAGGCGAGATGGACAAGGCGGTCAGGGCCTATGAAAACCTGGTTCGGATCAATTCCGAGAGCGCGCGTTATCATTACCTGCTGGGCAAGACGTACGACCGGATGATGCGGAACGAGGAAGCCCTGCAACATCTCTATAAAACCATCCTGCTGAACTCGGCCATCGAAGACGCGTACCCCCTGCTGTTCAAGATTTTGAAGTTGAAGGTGCTGCAGGATCCGGGCAACGTCGACAGCCGCATGATTCTCGGGCGGGTCTACAAGCTGCATGGCGATCTCGAAGACGCAAAAAACCAGTTCGCCGTCGCGGTGCAGATGCAGCCGGGCGCCCGGGACGCGTGGGAGGAACTGCTGGCGGTGTGTCGCTCACTGAAGGATTGCAGGTGCGAGATCGTGGCTCTGGAGGGGTTGCTGCGCCTCAGCGCGGACAGACTGGCCCTCATCAACCAGGTCCTGGAGCCGGCCCGGCGCTGCGAGTTGCGCGAAACCCTCGTCCGTTACCTGGAGCAGAAAATCGCCCTGGCGCCGGACCACGGCGCCAGCTACGCCGAACTGGGCCGGTTGTTCCAGCAGGAGGATAACCGGATCCAGGCCTACTTCTATTTTCGGAAATACACCGAGATCTGCCGCGGATGCCCCGATTACGATGAACTCCGCACGTGGTGCGCCAACGAAGAGCTGGCCAATCCCCTGGTGGATGCTCAGTATCGTTCGTTCAACACCTTTCAGGCCGGGGTCGCTCGGTTCAAGGACGGCCGTTTCCCCGAAGCGTTACGGCTATTCGATGAAGCCGAATCCATCTACCCGTCCTATCCCCAGCTGCATTTCTTCCGCGGCCAGGTGCTCGAAGAACTGGACCGGCGGGGCGAGGCGTTATATGCCTACAAGGAGGCGATCAGGATCCAGCCGTCCAACGCCGAATACTGGTTCTTCCTGGGCAAGGCGCTGGACGCCGAGCGCATGCGGGAGCAGGCGGCTGTCTGTTTCATGAAGGTGCTGGAGGTGGATTCGGACAACCTCTTCGGCTACCATGCGCAATCGCGAAAGCTGTTGCAATCCTATAAGGATCAAGGGATAATTAAACCTTCGCCGATTCTGGAATAG
- a CDS encoding FHA domain-containing protein — MAFLELRLAGGQAHKFALREGDNILGSGDQAGIRIQDPMLAPLQALIRTEPGAFTIRNLVPDKPIYLNATPVRADQPLRPGDQLILGSTRCIFYDVDLESTREMLEISLCQKRAEATIGPTPEPVPAPASPSVPSVDPQPPITDKDLQTFHHLIVANAADGQPAVLLKEKEVTLGSASDAGIRLHGNGVAPRHAKIIQREHHVVIVDLESPAGVFLNDRRIVRETLKDGDVIRLGDIQFTYRLPLVPPPPAEAAARPTMPAAPANAPPIRSSRVLTWVAAGVIGLVVVGVIVVGGIWGFKQLRSAGREEDSRRQVQELVRQHQWQPLADLLGDKDFPLPLTEKQVLLENAQMEIEASQQAKALRQALAGGDMESALAYYFKIPAASVYRPEARAAVLQRIDADIDRTLSKPALEFSDYTAIITLSEKMLQLDPRSASALAYICLARLGQGELPSAAAAAERLIAAHPEQGEGYLFQALALYRGGEYTGAMDSVSEALRRQPDNIEMLLLRAKLSILLQRLTDARLDLAKVLELDPNNTAARTLFAKLSGQAPPAAPGGADARQYEDLLRRRRAAATVEREDTAIRQLFLQGDAETAKRQLEEKIRRMPQAPDVTHWTALLDAITRIETLYREGDALRASDLPAAISRWEEMRRVETAAFPGQRSRFLNDVAAVAADFFAARALADLQGNQPDRAYDLASQAVAWQPAHAQAQGILRQIDDTAQQLYQEGFRHYQQGDRAGARQYWEKVGRTVTPASPWYARAQEKLSGLQEVP; from the coding sequence ATGGCGTTTCTGGAACTGCGCCTGGCCGGCGGCCAGGCTCACAAGTTTGCACTCCGGGAGGGCGACAACATCCTGGGTTCGGGCGACCAGGCCGGCATCCGGATCCAGGACCCGATGCTGGCCCCGCTCCAGGCGCTGATTCGCACAGAACCCGGTGCATTCACCATCCGCAATCTGGTGCCGGACAAGCCGATCTACCTGAACGCGACGCCCGTCCGGGCGGATCAGCCGCTCCGTCCCGGTGACCAGCTGATTCTGGGCAGCACTCGGTGCATCTTCTACGACGTGGATTTGGAATCCACGCGGGAGATGCTGGAGATTTCGCTCTGCCAGAAGCGAGCCGAGGCCACGATCGGCCCGACCCCGGAGCCGGTTCCCGCCCCCGCGTCACCGTCGGTGCCATCGGTGGATCCCCAACCCCCGATCACCGACAAGGACCTTCAGACATTCCATCATCTGATCGTCGCCAATGCCGCGGACGGACAACCGGCGGTGCTGCTCAAGGAGAAGGAAGTTACGCTAGGCAGCGCGTCCGACGCCGGCATCCGGCTGCACGGAAACGGCGTCGCGCCCCGCCATGCCAAGATCATCCAACGGGAGCACCACGTGGTCATCGTGGATCTCGAGAGTCCCGCCGGCGTGTTTCTCAATGACCGGCGCATCGTCCGCGAAACGCTGAAGGATGGCGACGTCATCCGCCTGGGCGACATCCAGTTCACCTATCGTCTTCCCCTGGTGCCGCCGCCTCCGGCGGAAGCCGCCGCCCGTCCGACGATGCCGGCCGCCCCGGCGAATGCGCCACCGATCCGCAGCAGCCGGGTGCTCACCTGGGTGGCGGCCGGCGTGATTGGTCTGGTCGTCGTGGGGGTCATCGTCGTCGGCGGCATCTGGGGCTTCAAGCAGTTGCGCTCAGCCGGTCGGGAGGAGGATTCCCGGCGTCAGGTGCAGGAGCTGGTGCGGCAGCACCAGTGGCAACCGCTGGCCGACCTGCTGGGCGACAAGGACTTCCCACTGCCGCTGACGGAAAAACAGGTGCTGCTTGAGAACGCCCAGATGGAGATCGAGGCCTCCCAGCAGGCGAAGGCGCTCCGCCAGGCGCTCGCCGGCGGAGACATGGAAAGCGCCCTGGCGTACTATTTCAAGATTCCCGCCGCCAGCGTGTACCGTCCGGAGGCTCGGGCGGCAGTGCTCCAGCGCATTGACGCCGACATTGACCGAACCCTCTCGAAACCCGCTCTCGAATTCAGCGATTACACCGCGATCATCACCCTATCGGAGAAGATGCTGCAGCTGGACCCGCGATCGGCTTCCGCACTCGCCTACATCTGCCTGGCGCGGCTCGGCCAGGGCGAGCTCCCGTCGGCCGCCGCCGCCGCCGAACGCCTCATCGCCGCCCATCCCGAACAGGGCGAGGGGTACCTGTTCCAAGCCCTGGCGCTGTATCGTGGCGGCGAGTACACGGGTGCCATGGACAGTGTGTCCGAAGCGCTGCGGCGACAACCCGACAACATCGAGATGCTGCTGCTGCGCGCCAAGCTATCCATTCTGCTGCAGCGCCTCACCGACGCGCGACTGGATCTGGCCAAGGTGCTCGAGCTGGACCCGAACAACACCGCAGCCAGGACGCTCTTCGCCAAGTTGTCGGGCCAGGCGCCGCCCGCCGCCCCCGGAGGTGCGGATGCCCGCCAATATGAGGACCTTCTGCGCCGGCGCCGCGCGGCTGCAACCGTGGAGCGGGAAGACACCGCCATACGCCAGCTGTTCCTGCAGGGCGACGCGGAAACCGCCAAGCGGCAGCTGGAAGAAAAAATCCGCCGAATGCCGCAGGCGCCCGACGTCACGCACTGGACCGCGTTGCTGGACGCCATCACCCGCATTGAAACCCTCTACCGCGAAGGCGACGCGTTGCGCGCCAGCGATCTGCCCGCCGCGATCAGCCGCTGGGAGGAGATGCGCCGGGTGGAAACCGCAGCTTTCCCCGGTCAGCGGAGCCGCTTCCTGAACGACGTGGCGGCGGTGGCAGCGGATTTCTTCGCCGCGCGGGCGCTGGCCGATCTGCAGGGAAACCAGCCGGACCGGGCCTACGATCTCGCCAGCCAGGCTGTGGCCTGGCAGCCGGCACACGCCCAGGCACAGGGCATTCTCCGCCAGATCGACGACACCGCCCAGCAGCTCTACCAGGAAGGCTTCCGACACTATCAGCAGGGTGATCGCGCCGGCGCGCGCCAGTACTGGGAAAAAGTGGGCCGGACGGTGACGCCGGCCAGTCCCTGGTACGCGCGCGCGCAGGAAAAACTGAGCGGACTTCAGGAGGTGCCATGA
- a CDS encoding serine/threonine-protein phosphatase, with protein MALALNLDTHRDQSFLGLFVVSDGMGGKERGELASKIAVKTIGEVFLNSFIRPSLLRVVEVVNYGSLSAESTGEVVVSPAQFLVESIQEANRRICHVKRGGNRINIGATITVGVVSDDLLTIGHVGDCRCYLHYDNNFRQLTRDHSMVNELVKQGIISPEEGKAHPQRNVLARALGSSDVVEVDTYVSVISSGCKILLCTDGLHTMLSDDSIQAVMAQPKHPKELVQELVVRTNDAGAKDNVTAMVIQIL; from the coding sequence ATGGCCCTGGCGCTGAACCTGGACACTCATCGCGACCAATCGTTCCTCGGTCTATTCGTCGTTTCCGATGGCATGGGCGGCAAGGAGCGTGGCGAGCTGGCTAGCAAGATCGCCGTCAAGACAATCGGCGAGGTTTTTCTGAACAGTTTTATCCGGCCGTCGCTTCTGCGCGTGGTCGAAGTCGTCAATTACGGCAGCTTGTCCGCGGAATCCACCGGGGAGGTCGTCGTTTCACCGGCCCAGTTTCTGGTGGAATCGATCCAGGAAGCAAACCGGCGGATCTGCCACGTCAAACGCGGCGGCAACCGGATCAACATCGGCGCGACCATAACCGTCGGGGTGGTCTCCGACGACCTGTTGACCATCGGGCATGTCGGCGACTGCCGCTGTTATCTGCACTACGACAACAATTTCCGCCAGCTCACCCGCGACCACAGCATGGTCAATGAGTTGGTCAAACAGGGAATCATCTCTCCGGAGGAGGGAAAGGCCCACCCCCAGCGCAACGTGCTGGCCCGCGCCTTGGGCAGCAGCGATGTTGTGGAGGTGGACACCTATGTCTCCGTCATCAGCAGCGGCTGCAAGATCCTGCTCTGCACCGACGGACTGCACACCATGCTGTCCGACGACAGCATTCAGGCCGTGATGGCCCAACCGAAGCATCCGAAAGAACTGGTTCAGGAGCTCGTCGTCCGCACGAACGACGCCGGAGCCAAGGACAACGTGACGGCGATGGTGATCCAAATCCTCTGA
- a CDS encoding sigma-70 family RNA polymerase sigma factor: MTSEPNRNQVEQLVEEYLPYAEALARSMRSSLPGHVDSDELLALARLGLVDAAQRFDPNRKVSFKTYAYYRIRGSIFDGLRAMAPASRAEAAKLKFRSALELYLQQETETAGSFKGRSRALSLGDMKDLIFVMTSVYVLSLDTTLEHAEIEARGTRSPHEEMERHELAALLQRFISRLSEQEQQIIRMYYFENRTLDEIGSLLNLSKSWVCRMHARTMKKMQKMFQGVGKPGKTAIRA; the protein is encoded by the coding sequence ATGACCAGCGAACCAAACCGGAATCAAGTGGAACAGCTGGTGGAGGAGTACCTTCCCTATGCGGAGGCGCTCGCGCGGTCCATGCGCTCCAGCCTGCCCGGCCACGTCGACTCCGACGAACTGCTCGCCCTGGCCCGCCTTGGGCTGGTGGACGCTGCCCAACGCTTCGATCCCAACCGAAAGGTCTCGTTCAAAACCTACGCCTACTACCGCATCCGCGGCTCCATTTTTGACGGACTCCGTGCAATGGCTCCCGCGTCACGGGCCGAGGCCGCCAAGCTGAAATTCCGCTCCGCCTTGGAACTCTATCTGCAACAGGAAACAGAAACGGCCGGATCCTTCAAAGGCAGGAGCCGTGCCCTCAGCCTTGGGGATATGAAAGACCTGATTTTTGTCATGACCTCGGTGTACGTGTTGTCGCTGGACACCACGCTGGAGCACGCCGAGATCGAAGCCCGCGGCACCCGCAGCCCGCACGAAGAGATGGAGCGCCACGAACTGGCCGCCTTGCTCCAGCGGTTCATCAGCCGGCTCAGCGAACAGGAGCAGCAGATCATCCGCATGTATTACTTCGAAAACCGGACGTTGGACGAGATCGGATCGCTGCTGAACCTCTCCAAGTCGTGGGTCTGTCGGATGCATGCCCGGACGATGAAAAAAATGCAGAAAATGTTCCAGGGCGTCGGCAAGCCCGGCAAGACAGCCATCCGGGCATAA
- a CDS encoding FHA domain-containing protein, which produces MIHLVVGAKGIEEERELSFDQNIVKIGRLKENDLPLPAANVSRVHCIITFENGEYYISDSSSNGTVLNGEIVGRNRRLPLRHGDRIEIGDFLIRFVIKDAHEEFEKTTDFLQAKFAELLVQPKAEPRIPYLLVVGGPTNGTRVELLDETGEILMGRTPDCPVQIPSPTVSKHHARIIRRGAIIEVEDLGSSNGTRVNGQPVQGIQPIQDRDEIVLGQQGVTDPIKIVLSIPVPLTDKEPVVPPEAPPGAPPKSEAGAEAPSTVMDPKMAASVAPPPPPETAKPDMPAAAPSTAPEPPPAPEPSPPAPPPPTIKGAEPEPRAAVGSMPSAPKASPPEEVKTGMGALEWIIIGVGVLAVIAVVAVLVIYLV; this is translated from the coding sequence ATGATTCACCTGGTAGTGGGCGCCAAGGGCATCGAAGAGGAGCGGGAACTCTCCTTCGACCAGAACATCGTCAAGATCGGACGGCTGAAGGAGAACGATCTGCCCCTGCCGGCGGCCAACGTGTCGCGTGTCCACTGCATCATCACGTTCGAAAACGGCGAGTATTACATTTCAGACTCCAGTTCCAACGGCACCGTCCTCAACGGCGAGATCGTGGGGCGCAACCGCCGGCTGCCTCTGCGGCACGGCGACCGCATCGAAATCGGGGATTTTCTGATCCGTTTCGTGATCAAGGATGCGCACGAGGAGTTCGAGAAGACCACCGATTTTCTCCAGGCCAAGTTCGCAGAGCTGCTGGTCCAACCCAAGGCCGAACCCCGCATCCCGTACCTGCTGGTCGTGGGCGGCCCCACCAACGGCACCCGCGTGGAGCTGCTGGACGAGACGGGCGAAATCCTCATGGGGCGCACTCCGGACTGTCCGGTCCAGATTCCCTCGCCGACCGTCTCCAAGCATCATGCCCGGATCATCCGGCGCGGGGCCATCATTGAGGTCGAGGATCTGGGCAGCTCCAACGGCACCCGCGTGAACGGCCAGCCGGTCCAGGGAATTCAGCCGATCCAGGATCGCGACGAGATTGTCCTGGGACAGCAGGGCGTCACCGACCCCATCAAGATCGTGCTGTCGATCCCCGTCCCACTGACCGATAAGGAACCTGTAGTGCCGCCGGAGGCGCCGCCTGGTGCACCGCCAAAGTCCGAGGCCGGTGCGGAAGCGCCATCCACGGTGATGGATCCAAAAATGGCGGCATCTGTCGCCCCCCCGCCTCCTCCGGAGACCGCCAAGCCCGACATGCCCGCCGCCGCCCCATCGACGGCACCCGAACCGCCACCCGCGCCGGAGCCCTCGCCGCCCGCGCCGCCTCCCCCCACTATCAAAGGCGCCGAGCCCGAACCCAGGGCGGCTGTCGGATCCATGCCGTCCGCCCCGAAGGCGTCTCCGCCTGAAGAGGTGAAGACCGGCATGGGCGCGCTGGAATGGATCATCATCGGCGTCGGCGTGCTGGCCGTCATCGCCGTTGTCGCGGTTCTGGTGATCTATCTGGTGTGA
- a CDS encoding nitroreductase family protein translates to MDCYDAILTRRSIRRFTAEPVEEELLERLLRAAMAAPSARNMQPWELVVVTAAVRRRQLAEIIPNGKMLSEAPLALLLCGNLERSVDDTRPPYWVVDCAAAAQNVLLAAHSLGLGGVWLGVFPREDRMQGVAAVLDLPDTIVPHSLLALGHPAEAGVIKDKFDPHKVHRESWRGVSR, encoded by the coding sequence ATGGATTGTTATGACGCCATCCTGACGCGCCGGAGCATTCGCCGCTTTACGGCGGAGCCGGTCGAGGAGGAACTGCTCGAGCGCTTGCTGCGGGCTGCAATGGCGGCGCCCTCAGCCCGGAACATGCAGCCGTGGGAACTGGTGGTGGTCACCGCGGCGGTCCGGCGGCGCCAGTTGGCGGAGATCATCCCGAACGGGAAGATGCTGTCTGAAGCGCCGCTGGCCCTGCTGCTCTGCGGCAACCTGGAACGAAGCGTCGATGACACGCGACCACCCTACTGGGTTGTGGATTGCGCCGCTGCCGCCCAGAACGTGCTGCTGGCGGCCCACAGCCTGGGGCTGGGGGGCGTGTGGCTGGGCGTGTTTCCACGCGAGGATCGCATGCAGGGCGTCGCAGCGGTGCTGGACCTGCCGGACACCATCGTCCCCCACAGCCTGCTGGCCCTGGGGCATCCCGCGGAAGCCGGCGTGATCAAGGACAAGTTCGACCCGCACAAAGTGCACCGGGAGTCTTGGCGGGGCGTGTCGAGGTAA
- a CDS encoding DUF2520 domain-containing protein — MTGSARSPDVPLLIVGAGRVGLSLAAAARRAGMPAEVVGPGSRRRTVTVRGRRLTVHAAGIRFACLRPVLLVLAVPDDDLSAVASEWAAQLPADCTGIALHTSGVHAARVLEPLQHHGWPTASWHPLQTFPQPDPARFSGIVVSVEGDPAAVSAGSRLARRLGARPIKLPPALKALYHCLATISCSHVAAQMLFCHDALRAFPPAVRKPLAHSLRALSAATVAGFPAENPAAGITGPAARGDRLTVAHHLTVLREYFPEWVSVYQQLDDFLRRQTRHD; from the coding sequence ATGACCGGATCCGCCCGCTCCCCGGACGTCCCGCTGCTGATTGTCGGAGCCGGCCGCGTCGGTTTGAGTCTGGCTGCCGCGGCCCGCCGGGCCGGCATGCCGGCCGAAGTCGTCGGCCCGGGGAGCCGCCGCCGCACGGTCACGGTTCGGGGCCGGCGCCTGACTGTTCATGCCGCCGGCATTCGATTCGCGTGCCTCCGGCCGGTGCTCCTGGTGCTGGCGGTGCCGGACGACGATCTGTCTGCGGTGGCATCCGAATGGGCCGCACAGCTGCCGGCCGATTGTACCGGTATCGCCCTGCACACATCCGGCGTCCACGCCGCCCGGGTGTTGGAGCCGCTCCAGCACCACGGCTGGCCGACGGCCTCCTGGCATCCCCTCCAGACATTTCCACAACCAGACCCGGCCCGCTTCTCCGGCATCGTCGTCTCTGTGGAAGGCGATCCGGCCGCCGTCTCTGCCGGCAGCCGGTTGGCCCGCCGGCTGGGTGCTCGACCCATCAAGTTGCCACCCGCTTTGAAAGCGTTATATCACTGCCTGGCGACGATCAGTTGCTCCCATGTGGCCGCCCAGATGCTGTTCTGCCACGATGCGCTGAGGGCTTTTCCCCCCGCAGTCCGAAAGCCGCTGGCGCACAGTCTGCGTGCCTTGTCGGCGGCGACGGTGGCCGGTTTCCCTGCCGAGAATCCCGCAGCCGGCATCACCGGTCCCGCCGCCCGCGGCGATCGCCTGACGGTGGCGCATCACCTGACGGTGCTGCGCGAATACTTTCCGGAGTGGGTCTCCGTCTACCAGCAGCTGGACGATTTCCTTCGCCGGCAGACCCGTCACGACTGA
- the panB gene encoding 3-methyl-2-oxobutanoate hydroxymethyltransferase: protein MAKKHSVCTIRQKKSRGEKIIALTAYDFPTARIVDDAGMDIVLVGDSLGMVVQGESSTLPVDMAAMLYHTRIVRRAIRSALLVADLPFGAYQESPIQAVHNAIRLVKESGAEGVKLEGGRRRLPAVTAILDAEIPVMGHLGLTPQSFHRLGGYRIQGRTVAEIENMIEDALALQAAGCFAVVLEGIPHPVAAIITRQLEIPTIGIGSGPACDGQILVLHDMLGLGDTPPFKFVRSYARLAEEMIRAVQRYGADVASGSFPSLDESFTLDPEVQREMEGRYGAHHQDQ from the coding sequence TTGGCAAAGAAGCACAGCGTCTGCACAATCCGTCAGAAGAAATCCCGCGGCGAAAAGATCATCGCGCTGACCGCCTACGATTTTCCCACTGCCCGGATCGTCGACGATGCCGGGATGGACATCGTGCTGGTGGGTGATTCGCTGGGCATGGTCGTGCAGGGCGAGTCGTCCACCCTGCCGGTGGACATGGCGGCCATGCTCTATCACACGCGGATTGTCCGGCGGGCGATCCGGTCCGCCCTGCTCGTGGCGGATCTGCCGTTCGGCGCCTACCAGGAATCGCCCATCCAAGCCGTCCACAACGCGATCCGCCTGGTGAAGGAAAGCGGCGCCGAGGGGGTCAAGCTCGAGGGCGGGCGACGGCGCCTGCCGGCCGTCACCGCCATCCTGGACGCCGAGATCCCGGTGATGGGCCATCTGGGTCTGACGCCCCAGTCGTTCCACCGGTTGGGCGGCTACCGGATTCAGGGACGAACAGTGGCCGAGATCGAGAACATGATCGAGGACGCGCTGGCTCTGCAGGCTGCCGGCTGCTTCGCGGTGGTGCTCGAAGGCATCCCGCATCCGGTGGCCGCGATCATCACCCGCCAGCTGGAAATTCCTACCATCGGCATCGGATCAGGCCCGGCCTGCGACGGCCAGATCCTCGTCCTCCACGACATGCTTGGTCTGGGTGACACGCCGCCCTTCAAGTTCGTCCGCAGCTATGCCCGGTTGGCGGAGGAAATGATCCGCGCCGTGCAACGATACGGCGCCGACGTTGCCAGCGGTTCTTTCCCGTCGCTCGACGAGAGCTTTACGCTCGATCCCGAGGTTCAGCGCGAAATGGAAGGCCGATATGGAGCTCATCACCAAGATCAATAA
- a CDS encoding pantoate--beta-alanine ligase, with protein MELITKINKLKAVVRKARAAGSRIGFVPTMGALHEGHLSLVKKARECADVVVVSIFVNPLQFSPTEDFTKYPRNLSHDVELLTRYKVDFVFAPSSDEFYAKDFETRIEVDDLSGKLCGQYRPGHFTGVTTVVAKLFTLVEPQFAFFGQKDAQQAIIIRRMVADLKFPVEVSICPIVREPDGLAMSSRNVYLKPDQRRAAPILYRSLRRAAALVLAGERRAEVIRRAIEEMLATEPLAKPQYVAIVDTNRLDPVSMVSENTLIALAVHIGDTRLIDNILVSAPS; from the coding sequence ATGGAGCTCATCACCAAGATCAATAAACTGAAGGCGGTCGTCCGCAAGGCCCGCGCGGCCGGCAGCCGGATCGGTTTCGTTCCCACCATGGGCGCCCTGCACGAGGGCCACCTGTCGCTGGTCAAAAAGGCCCGCGAGTGCGCCGATGTCGTCGTGGTATCGATCTTCGTAAACCCGCTCCAGTTCAGTCCGACCGAGGATTTCACCAAATATCCCCGGAACCTGTCCCACGACGTCGAACTGCTGACCCGGTACAAGGTGGATTTCGTCTTTGCCCCCTCTTCCGACGAGTTCTACGCCAAGGATTTCGAAACACGGATCGAGGTGGACGACTTGTCCGGCAAGCTGTGCGGCCAGTATCGACCCGGCCACTTCACCGGGGTGACCACCGTGGTGGCCAAGCTGTTCACCCTCGTGGAACCACAGTTCGCGTTCTTCGGCCAGAAGGATGCCCAGCAGGCCATCATCATCCGGCGGATGGTCGCCGATCTGAAATTTCCTGTCGAGGTGAGCATCTGCCCCATTGTGCGCGAACCGGACGGCCTGGCCATGAGCTCCCGGAACGTTTACCTGAAGCCGGACCAACGGCGCGCCGCCCCCATCCTTTACCGGAGCCTGAGGCGGGCCGCCGCCCTTGTTCTTGCCGGCGAACGGCGGGCTGAGGTGATCCGGCGCGCGATCGAGGAGATGCTCGCGACCGAGCCTCTGGCCAAGCCGCAGTACGTGGCGATCGTCGACACCAACCGACTGGACCCGGTTTCCATGGTCAGCGAAAACACCCTGATCGCTCTGGCTGTTCATATCGGGGACACCCGACTCATCGACAACATCCTGGTATCGGCTCCGTCATGA